The sequence TCGTCAAAGCTTCGAGCAATGTCACCCCATAAAGTGATACGAAGCTCCTCgcctctaaacaaaataaaagtatattagACTAATGCTAGGAggaattcaatataataaataatttgaatttatcatTAACCGTATATTTTCAAGGATGAACTCCCTTTTGTCTTCAAGTGTTTGCCCCCGAACCAAAATCTTTTCAATTGGTTGTATTGCTTTCAGCCTACCGAGAAcatctatataaataattgaatagtCATGTCAATGGAAtgaaaaaactatgcatgatacAGTTTGGTACATAAGGGTAAGAATGAAGAACACCTGTGAGAAGTCttgatcctttttctttgttaaggACATGTGCAAAATCTGTGAAATTAAAGTAATATCGTGGAATTGAAAGTGGGGGAGAATTGAGGCGAGTGACTTTGGTGTCAGACTTAAGATCAACAACAGCTTCATGGCCAACAACAGCATTCATGTAGCGATTTTCAAAGGTGTAGAAATTTTTGACTTCATAATATCCACCTTCAAtaatgattgaagaaaaatgtgCAGCATCTCTAGATTTGGCTGATCCTTGTATTGCACCACCCttgttcatttaaaaaaggCAAATAATTGGTGACATTGCATAATTGCgtgggaaattaaaaaaatagaccaAAAAAAGCATGCAAGCAGAGGCAagaattttaagaaaacaataataaagatcatATTAGTAGATATGTTGCATACCTCACGATCAACAAATAGGCAATTGAAGTTTGTTGCTTGtccattttgttttggaatccAAACACGACATACTCGAGCTCGGATCAAAGggtagaaaacatattttttaatgttgtgtaaATGAATAGCCATCACTCtgcatttaaaaaaagcaaggaaaaattgaacaaataagtgaataattaaacatgagattaaaatataaacatagtAGTAGATCTAAATGGAACccaaatctgaaaatataaagctAACATGACAGAAAAGTGTCATCATAaaagcataaattttttttatatatgttgaaaGAAGACTCATAGATGTTCAAGGTTATGAATAGGGAATTTTAACACACAAAAGATACAACAACGAATACAAAGATTACCTTTTGGTAATAATTGAATGATATCCTTGTAAACAATGTTTTTGGCATAACATGATGGTTTTCCTTCATGATCGAGGGAAATGATTTTAAGTCCATTCTTTGATGTAACTCttgataaagcaacatataattGACCATGACTGAAAACTTGTTCTTTCAAGAAGACACCAACAATCTTAAGTGATTGTCCTTGGCTTTTATTAATAGTCATGGCATAGCAAGGCCTAATAGGAAATTGTCTTCGTTTGATTGTGAAGGggcattttttatcattaactgGAAAGACAATTCGTGGAATAAAAACTCGATCTCCAATGTTAGAACCGGTAATAATTTGGGCTTCAATAATTCGCTCGGCAAGTTGTGTAACAATAAGCCTTGTTCCATTGCATAAACCAGCAGAGGGATTAAGGTTCCGAAGTAACATAATCGGTGTGCCAATTTTCAAAGAAATACTGTGTTGGGGCACACCATTAAAGTCAAGCTGGTTGATAAATTCAATTGGATACAATAAATCAATGTTGTCAATATCACCAGA is a genomic window of Populus alba chromosome 5, ASM523922v2, whole genome shotgun sequence containing:
- the LOC118030055 gene encoding uncharacterized protein: MAIHLHNIKKYVFYPLIRARVCRVWIPKQNGQATNFNCLFVDREGGAIQGSAKSRDAAHFSSIIIEGGYYEVKNFYTFENRYMNAVVGHEAVVDLKSDTKVTRLNSPPLSIPRYYFNFTDFAHVLNKEKGSRLLTDVLGRLKAIQPIEKILVRGQTLEDKREFILENIRGEELRITLWGDIARSFDDASLAEQDSPLIVAFAGFRVSEFRGSANLIGTAASVWYFNPDIPELLAYKH